The DNA segment ATATTCCGTGCGGAAGAATTAAGGCTAAAATTAATTTTAAAGGTTCATTAGTTTGAAATGTGGAACCAATTAAAACACCTACATTAAAACCGTTGTATATTAAGTTTATAAAAGTGGATAAACCGAAAGTTATAGAGCCAGCTAACATTAAAAAGATTACTTTTAAGTTGTTTGTTAATATAAAAGGAAAATTAAATTTTATATCTAACTTTTGATTTATTTTTTCTCCTTTGTAGTTTTTTGAAAAGTCATTTATGAATATAAAACCAGATATGAATCCTATTGAGAAGATTAAAATTGTTAATATTATCAGTAGGTTTTTCATGGTTTCACTAATATTGTAATTAGTATAAAAAAATACTTAACAGTAATAGTGTCTTATTTATTATCCCTCTTTTTTAGCTTTTTAATATTGAATATCTTCGTAATTATTACAATTGTAGCTAATAATAATGATACCATCATATTTATAGTAAATTTTCCATTGTATATAAAATATATCGTTAATAGCACAAGTATTAGATATAATAGTATTGATGAATATAGTAAATACTGCTTTGGATATAGGGAATATATTATCATAAATATCACTGTTGTAATAAATAATAAAGAGTGAATCATATTAATTGTAAAGTTTCCAATAAGTATTGAATATATAGATATACTTAATAATATAACATAAAGCACTATAAGAAAATACAATAAATGAGTTTTTGGAAAAAAATATCTCTCCTGATTCTCTTTCATAAAATGCCACCTCACCATAAAAAAATAAAATTTAAATTATTTATGCCATAGTAGCGACTCCTGTAGCTAAGAGAACTAACCCAACATCTGAACCTACTCCAGTACAGCATGCTATAGTACCAACATCGAATATAAGTTGCCCTGCATTACATAATCTTTGACCATATTCTTTATCAATATTCCACGCCATATATACTTGGCCAATATCACCTAAAGCAACAGGCTCAGCTACTAAAGCACCTATCATACTAACTAAAACTACAGCTCCGAAAACTTTTAATACATTGCCTTTTAATATATTCATAATGCCACCTCTTTATGGTGGTTCAATATAGCCCGTTAATATTGGCTCCGCCCATAGAGGGCA comes from the Methanocaldococcus sp. genome and includes:
- a CDS encoding stage II sporulation protein M is translated as MKNLLIILTILIFSIGFISGFIFINDFSKNYKGEKINQKLDIKFNFPFILTNNLKVIFLMLAGSITFGLSTFINLIYNGFNVGVLIGSTFQTNEPLKLILALILPHGIFEIPALLISAVAGFKIPYEITLYLLDKKEKPITEEDIKEFLKLALISIILIIIAAFVEVYITPKVANYLLT